A single Fusobacterium hominis DNA region contains:
- a CDS encoding B12-binding domain-containing radical SAM protein produces MSKILLVGINSQYVHTNISVRYLKKFIEANTNLKPEIYETNINNQLINIIKDIYELEPEIVVFSTYIWNKEYVFDIIKELKKILPNVKIAAGGPEVSYEWENIMKENENLDYIFTGEGEKILLNFFTKEIEEVKGVVYRKNNKIMYNGVEELITDLDIIPFPYDDSELQEYTKIFYYESSRGCPFNCSYCMSSIDKTVRYYSIERTKKDLKRFIDSPIRLLKFVDRTFNLKKERYLEIWKFLLENYRKGITFHFEINANIFDDETLDFLEQIPKGYFQFEIGVQTIDPDAMKSIGRVNILDKLEYNVKRINKNIHLHLDLIAGLPYDTYEKFKKSFNYVYNLKPEMIQLGFLKLLKGTKMYDEIDKYNYKYFSKPPYEVFSNNFMSFADIIKLKNLEQVLDFYYNSEFFEKSVEWIIKNYYKSDSFSFFEDISNYYKELGYLKINHKTISIFNYLYDFFSYKNFENKDIFVEYLKYDYLKIGKPGVYPLWLEDKKDGELYDTLIKNKNYRTVREGHKNSEFCSFNWNVLEDIEEKVYIFFDYRDNSCDIIKNVD; encoded by the coding sequence GTGAGTAAAATTTTATTAGTAGGGATTAATAGTCAGTATGTGCACACAAATATATCAGTAAGATATTTAAAAAAATTTATAGAGGCAAATACTAATTTAAAACCCGAAATTTATGAAACAAATATTAATAATCAACTTATAAATATAATAAAGGATATTTATGAATTAGAGCCTGAAATTGTTGTATTTTCAACATATATTTGGAATAAAGAGTATGTATTTGATATTATAAAAGAGTTAAAAAAGATACTTCCTAATGTTAAAATTGCAGCAGGAGGACCAGAAGTTTCATATGAATGGGAAAATATTATGAAAGAGAATGAAAATCTAGATTATATTTTTACAGGTGAAGGAGAAAAGATTTTACTCAACTTTTTTACCAAAGAAATAGAAGAAGTTAAAGGGGTTGTATATAGAAAAAATAATAAAATAATGTATAATGGAGTAGAGGAGTTAATAACTGATTTAGATATTATTCCATTTCCATATGATGACAGTGAATTACAAGAATATACAAAAATATTTTATTATGAAAGCTCAAGAGGTTGTCCATTTAACTGTTCATATTGTATGTCATCAATAGATAAAACAGTAAGATATTACTCTATTGAAAGAACTAAAAAAGATTTAAAAAGATTTATTGATTCACCAATAAGACTTTTAAAATTTGTAGATAGAACCTTTAATCTAAAAAAAGAAAGATATCTTGAAATTTGGAAATTTTTACTTGAAAATTATAGAAAAGGAATAACATTTCATTTTGAAATAAATGCAAATATTTTTGATGATGAAACTTTAGATTTTTTAGAGCAAATACCTAAAGGATATTTTCAATTTGAAATAGGAGTTCAAACAATAGACCCAGATGCTATGAAAAGTATTGGAAGGGTAAATATATTAGATAAACTTGAGTACAATGTAAAAAGAATAAATAAAAATATACATCTACATTTGGATTTAATAGCTGGATTACCTTATGATACATATGAAAAATTTAAAAAATCTTTTAATTATGTATATAATTTAAAGCCTGAAATGATACAACTAGGTTTTTTAAAGTTGTTAAAGGGAACAAAAATGTATGATGAAATAGACAAATATAATTATAAGTATTTTTCAAAACCACCATATGAAGTATTTTCAAATAACTTTATGTCATTTGCTGATATTATAAAACTTAAAAACTTAGAACAAGTTTTAGATTTTTATTATAATTCTGAGTTTTTCGAAAAAAGTGTAGAATGGATAATAAAAAATTACTATAAATCAGATTCATTTTCTTTTTTTGAAGATATTTCTAATTATTACAAAGAGTTAGGATATCTAAAAATAAATCATAAAACGATTTCAATTTTTAATTATCTGTACGATTTTTTTTCTTATAAAAATTTTGAAAATAAAGATATATTTGTAGAATACTTAAAATATGATTATTTAAAGATAGGAAAACCTGGTGTTTATCCACTTTGGTTAGAGGATAAAAAAGATGGAGAATTGTATGATACATTAATAAAAAATAAGAATTATCGTACTGTAAGAGAAGGGCATAAAAATAGCGAATTTTGTAGCTTTAATTGGAATGTATTAGAAGATATTGAAGAAAAAGTATATATTTTTTTTGATTATAGAGATAATTCTTGTGACATTATTAAAAATGTTGATTAG
- the mltG gene encoding endolytic transglycosylase MltG has product MRRKLVLLVALIAAVVFFMGYYFYDGIYKKSYYNTSLSIGRDISLKKSLSVLPNSNSLPFKIYLKLRNSGRDIKAGEYQFEGNYSLEEIMDILESGKGKMVKITIPEGYSIKQIVEVLEKNGTIKKEKFYEELNKAAKEFPYPVPNGNFEGYLYPETYLLPEKYDEKMVVNAMLGQFLKKFPVEVYGNKPDFYEKLIMASILEREAKLSKEKPLMASVFYNRIKIGMTLSSDATVNFVYDYKKKRMYYKDLEIDSPYNTYKYKGLPPAPICNPTLNSVEAAYNPADTEYLFFVATGDGGHFFSKTYEEHLRFQRENK; this is encoded by the coding sequence ATGAGAAGGAAATTAGTATTATTAGTAGCTTTAATAGCAGCTGTAGTTTTTTTTATGGGGTATTATTTTTATGACGGAATATATAAGAAATCATACTATAATACATCTTTATCTATTGGAAGAGATATATCACTAAAAAAGTCTCTTTCTGTCTTACCAAATTCAAATTCACTACCATTTAAGATTTATTTAAAATTAAGAAATAGTGGTCGTGATATAAAGGCGGGAGAATATCAATTTGAAGGAAATTATAGTTTAGAAGAGATAATGGATATATTAGAATCTGGAAAGGGTAAAATGGTTAAAATAACAATTCCAGAAGGTTATAGTATAAAACAAATAGTAGAAGTTTTAGAAAAAAATGGAACAATTAAAAAAGAAAAATTTTATGAGGAATTAAACAAAGCTGCAAAAGAGTTTCCATATCCAGTTCCAAATGGAAATTTTGAAGGATATTTATATCCAGAAACATATTTGTTACCTGAAAAATATGATGAGAAAATGGTTGTAAATGCTATGTTAGGACAATTTTTGAAAAAATTTCCTGTAGAAGTGTATGGAAATAAACCTGATTTTTATGAAAAGCTAATAATGGCATCAATATTAGAAAGGGAAGCTAAATTAAGTAAAGAAAAGCCACTTATGGCATCTGTATTCTATAATAGAATAAAAATAGGAATGACTTTATCCTCAGATGCTACAGTTAATTTTGTATATGATTATAAAAAGAAAAGAATGTATTATAAAGATCTAGAAATAGATTCTCCATACAATACTTACAAATACAAGGGATTACCACCTGCACCTATTTGTAATCCAACATTAAATTCTGTAGAAGCTGCGTATAATCCTGCTGATACAGAATATCTGTTCTTTGTTGCAACTGGTGATGGAGGTCATTTTTTTAGTAAAACTTATGAAGAACATTTAAGATTTCAAAGAGAAAATAAATAA
- a CDS encoding FprA family A-type flavoprotein has protein sequence MHNVRKVTDDLYWIGGDDHRLHLFENIHPIPRGVSYNSYLLMDKKTVLFDTVDWAIGRQFLENLEYVLNGKKLDYMVINHMEPDHAAMIEEILLRYPDVRIISNEKAFYLMNQFGYHIHPEKCETVVEGDTKSFGKHKVVFVAAPMVHWPEAMVTFDTTNGVLFSADAFGSFGALDGRLFNDEVNFDRDWLDDARRYYTNIVGKYGPHVQFLLKKAPVDQIKFICPLHGPVWRNDFAYLLDKYNKWSKYIPEEKGVMIVYASMYGNTENAASILARKLVEKGMTNVHMYDVSKFDVSYLISDTFRYSHIVFASVTYNLGIYPKMHNYLMDMKALNLQKRTVMIMENGSWACKSGELMTKCLEDMKDMNILNEKVTLTSSVTEGTEFEMDTMVDAILDSMK, from the coding sequence ATGCATAATGTAAGAAAGGTAACAGATGATTTGTACTGGATAGGTGGAGATGACCATCGTTTACACCTATTTGAAAATATACATCCAATTCCAAGAGGAGTTTCTTATAATTCATATCTACTGATGGATAAAAAAACTGTATTATTTGATACAGTAGATTGGGCTATAGGACGTCAATTTTTAGAAAATTTAGAATATGTTTTAAATGGAAAAAAACTTGATTATATGGTAATTAATCATATGGAACCAGACCATGCTGCAATGATTGAAGAAATATTACTTCGTTATCCAGATGTTAGAATCATTAGTAATGAAAAAGCATTTTACTTAATGAATCAATTTGGATATCATATACACCCTGAAAAATGTGAAACTGTAGTTGAAGGCGACACAAAATCTTTTGGAAAACATAAAGTGGTATTTGTAGCAGCACCTATGGTTCACTGGCCAGAAGCTATGGTAACTTTTGATACTACTAATGGAGTTTTATTTAGTGCTGATGCTTTTGGAAGTTTTGGAGCACTAGATGGAAGATTATTTAATGACGAAGTAAATTTTGATAGAGATTGGCTTGATGATGCAAGAAGATATTATACAAATATAGTTGGAAAGTATGGACCACATGTTCAATTTTTACTAAAAAAAGCTCCTGTAGATCAAATAAAATTTATTTGTCCACTTCATGGTCCAGTTTGGAGAAATGACTTTGCATATCTTTTAGATAAATATAACAAATGGAGTAAATATATTCCTGAAGAAAAAGGAGTAATGATAGTATATGCATCTATGTATGGAAATACAGAAAATGCAGCTTCTATATTAGCTAGAAAATTAGTTGAAAAGGGAATGACAAATGTACATATGTATGATGTTTCTAAATTTGATGTTTCTTATCTAATATCTGATACATTTAGATATAGTCATATTGTATTTGCATCTGTTACTTATAATTTGGGAATATATCCTAAGATGCACAATTATTTGATGGATATGAAAGCATTAAATCTTCAAAAGAGAACTGTTATGATTATGGAAAATGGTTCATGGGCTTGTAAATCAGGTGAACTGATGACAAAATGTCTTGAAGATATGAAAGATATGAATATTTTAAATGAAAAAGTTACACTTACTTCTTCAGTTACTGAAGGAACGGAATTTGAAATGGATACTATGGTAGATGCAATTTTAGATTCTATGAAATAA
- a CDS encoding acyl-CoA dehydrogenase family protein — protein sequence MLFKTTDTHEEIRKKVREFAETEVKPIAFMLDQNNEFPTEVIKKFAEMGMMGIPYPKEYGGAGLDTLSYAIAVEELSRVDGGTGVILSAHVSLGTYPIYAFGTEEQKKKYLIPLAKGEKLGAFGLTEPNAGSDAGGTETTAELQGDYYILNGGKIFITNADKADTYVVFASTDKELGTKGISAFIVEKGWEGFTFGDHYDKMGIRSSSTAELIFNNVKVPKENLLGKEGQGFKIAMATLDGGRIGIASQALGIAQGAFENAVEYAKERVQFGKPIAFQQVISFKLADMATKIRAARFLVYSSAELKDNHEPFGMESAMAKQYASDICLEVVNDALQIFGGNGYLKGMEVERAYRDAKICTIYEGTNEIQRVVIASHIIGKMPRETSVKKKASKGSATGLRKNIIFKEGTMEEKVAALVEDLKKDGYDFTVGIPLDTPISQADRVVSAGKGIGEKANMKLIEDLAIQAGAAIGSSRPVAETLRYVPLNRYVGMSGQKFNGNLYIACGISGAGQHLKGIKDATTIVAINNNPNAPIFKNADYGIVGDLKEVLPILTKALDNGEPKQPAPPMKKMKRVVPKPSRPSEWKRYVCSGCGYEYDPAVGDEENDIPEGTLFEKLPDEWICPDCGEEKTAFIEVEEDK from the coding sequence ATGCTTTTTAAAACAACAGATACACATGAAGAAATACGTAAAAAAGTAAGAGAGTTTGCTGAAACTGAGGTAAAGCCAATAGCATTTATGCTAGATCAAAACAATGAATTTCCTACAGAAGTAATCAAAAAATTTGCTGAGATGGGTATGATGGGTATCCCTTATCCAAAAGAGTATGGTGGAGCAGGACTTGATACACTAAGCTATGCTATAGCTGTAGAAGAGTTGTCAAGAGTTGATGGTGGAACAGGAGTAATACTTTCCGCTCATGTTTCATTAGGAACTTATCCTATATATGCTTTTGGAACTGAAGAACAAAAGAAAAAATATCTTATTCCCTTAGCAAAAGGAGAAAAGCTTGGAGCTTTTGGACTTACAGAGCCAAATGCAGGAAGTGATGCAGGAGGAACAGAAACAACTGCAGAACTTCAAGGAGATTATTACATATTAAACGGTGGGAAAATATTTATAACAAATGCTGATAAAGCAGATACTTACGTAGTATTTGCATCAACAGACAAAGAATTAGGAACTAAAGGAATTAGTGCTTTTATAGTTGAAAAAGGTTGGGAAGGATTTACATTTGGTGATCACTATGACAAAATGGGAATTAGATCTTCATCAACAGCAGAGCTAATTTTTAATAATGTAAAAGTACCAAAAGAAAATCTTTTAGGAAAAGAAGGACAAGGATTTAAAATAGCTATGGCTACCTTAGATGGAGGTAGAATAGGTATAGCATCACAAGCATTAGGAATTGCACAAGGAGCATTTGAAAATGCAGTTGAATATGCAAAAGAAAGAGTTCAATTCGGAAAACCTATAGCATTTCAACAAGTTATATCTTTCAAATTAGCAGATATGGCAACAAAAATAAGAGCTGCAAGATTTTTAGTATATAGTTCAGCTGAACTGAAAGATAACCACGAACCATTTGGAATGGAATCTGCTATGGCAAAACAATATGCGTCAGATATATGTCTTGAAGTAGTTAACGATGCTCTTCAAATTTTTGGTGGAAATGGATACCTAAAAGGTATGGAAGTAGAACGTGCATACAGAGATGCTAAAATTTGTACAATATATGAAGGAACAAATGAAATTCAAAGAGTTGTTATAGCTTCTCATATTATTGGAAAAATGCCAAGAGAAACATCGGTTAAGAAAAAAGCAAGTAAGGGAAGTGCAACAGGACTTCGTAAAAATATTATTTTTAAAGAAGGTACAATGGAAGAAAAAGTTGCAGCACTAGTGGAAGATTTGAAAAAAGATGGATATGATTTCACAGTAGGAATACCATTAGATACACCTATATCTCAAGCAGATCGTGTAGTAAGTGCAGGAAAAGGTATAGGAGAAAAAGCAAATATGAAACTTATTGAAGATTTAGCAATTCAAGCAGGAGCTGCTATAGGATCTTCAAGACCAGTTGCTGAAACTTTAAGATATGTACCATTAAATCGTTATGTTGGAATGTCAGGACAAAAGTTTAATGGAAACTTATATATTGCATGTGGTATTTCAGGAGCAGGACAACACTTGAAAGGAATAAAAGATGCAACAACAATAGTTGCAATTAATAATAATCCAAATGCCCCTATATTTAAAAATGCTGATTATGGAATAGTTGGAGACTTAAAAGAAGTATTACCTATTCTAACAAAAGCTTTAGACAATGGAGAACCAAAACAACCAGCTCCACCTATGAAGAAGATGAAAAGAGTAGTTCCAAAACCTTCTAGACCTTCTGAGTGGAAACGTTATGTATGTAGTGGTTGTGGTTATGAATATGATCCAGCAGTTGGAGATGAAGAAAATGATATTCCAGAAGGAACATTATTTGAAAAATTACCAGATGAATGGATATGTCCAGATTGTGGAGAAGAAAAAACAGCATTTATAGAAGTAGAAGAAGACAAATAA
- the tgt gene encoding tRNA guanosine(34) transglycosylase Tgt produces the protein MERKLPVTYELQKKSGKARAGKITAPHGEIETPVFMPVGTQATVKTMTPEELESIGSQIILGNTYHLYLRPGDDLVAKFGGLHKFMNWNKPILTDSGGFQVFSLGSLRKITEKGVEFRSHIDGSKHTLTPEKSIHIQNNLGSDIVMLFDECPPGLSSREYIIPSIERTTRWARRCVEAHQRPDEQGLFAIVQGGIYEDLRDKSLNELSEMDSAFSGYAIGGLAVGEPREDMYRILDYIVEKCPENKPRYLMGVGEPLDMLEAVESGIDMMDCVQPTRIGRHGTVFTKYGRLVIKNASYAEDDRPLDEDCDCYVCRNFKRGYIRHLFKAEEVLGQRLATYHNLYFLLKLMKDARKAILEDRFKEFKDEFIKNYNMGKNSSWIKPKKIGE, from the coding sequence ATGGAAAGAAAATTACCAGTAACTTATGAGTTACAAAAAAAATCTGGAAAAGCTAGAGCAGGGAAAATAACAGCTCCACATGGTGAAATAGAAACCCCTGTATTTATGCCAGTTGGAACACAAGCAACTGTAAAAACTATGACTCCAGAAGAACTTGAAAGTATAGGTTCTCAAATAATTTTAGGAAATACATATCATCTATATTTAAGACCAGGAGATGATCTTGTTGCTAAATTTGGTGGATTACATAAATTTATGAATTGGAATAAGCCAATTTTAACTGATAGTGGTGGATTTCAAGTTTTTAGTTTAGGATCATTGAGAAAAATTACAGAAAAAGGTGTAGAATTTAGATCACATATAGACGGATCAAAACATACACTAACTCCAGAGAAATCTATTCATATACAAAATAATTTAGGATCAGATATAGTTATGCTATTTGATGAATGCCCGCCAGGACTATCATCAAGAGAATATATAATTCCATCAATAGAAAGAACAACTAGATGGGCAAGAAGATGTGTAGAAGCTCATCAAAGACCTGATGAACAAGGACTATTTGCAATAGTGCAAGGTGGAATTTATGAAGATTTAAGAGATAAGAGTTTAAATGAATTAAGTGAAATGGATTCCGCTTTTTCAGGATATGCAATAGGAGGACTAGCAGTAGGAGAGCCTAGAGAAGATATGTATCGTATTTTAGATTATATTGTAGAAAAATGTCCTGAAAATAAGCCAAGATATTTGATGGGAGTAGGAGAACCATTAGATATGTTAGAAGCAGTTGAATCTGGTATAGATATGATGGATTGTGTTCAACCAACTAGAATTGGAAGACATGGAACTGTATTTACAAAATATGGACGTTTAGTTATAAAAAATGCTTCATATGCTGAAGATGATAGACCGTTAGATGAAGATTGCGATTGTTATGTATGTAGAAATTTTAAGCGTGGGTATATAAGACATCTATTTAAAGCAGAGGAAGTATTAGGACAAAGACTAGCTACTTATCATAACTTATATTTTCTTTTAAAACTTATGAAGGATGCAAGAAAAGCTATTTTAGAAGATAGATTTAAAGAGTTTAAAGATGAGTTTATAAAAAATTATAATATGGGAAAAAATTCATCTTGGATAAAACCTAAGAAAATTGGAGAATAG
- a CDS encoding RelA/SpoT family protein gives MNYWEEIVKEIEKKHLKVDMEKIKLAFYFAEECHEGQYRKSGEDYIMHPVEVVKILIDMKMDTDTIVAGILHDIVEDTLITLADIKYNFGDTVAALVDGVTKLKTLPNGTKKQDENIRKMILAMAQNLRVIIIKLADRLHNMRTMKYMKPEKQISISQETLDIYAPLAHRLGIAKIKWELEDLALRYLKPKEYAYIKSLIDAKKDERREYIESFIKQIVALLHETGIKGSVKGRFKHFYSIYKKMYEKGKEFDDIYDLMGVRIIVDTEGECYNTLGVIHSHFRPVPGRFKDYIAVPKSNNYQSIHTTIVGPQGKFIEIQIRTEEMDKVAEEGIAAHWSYKEHTKVTKSDQVYGWLRNILELQNEAESAQEFIDSVTKDIMNETVFVFSPKGDITELPHGSTPIDFAFAIHTQIGCKCVGAKVNGKIVTLDYKLQNGDRVEIITSKNSKGPNKDWLDIVVTHGAKSKIKKLLKDQVKDELIKSGRENLEREVSKMGITLKEVEEDPIIKKHMEKNNITSLDEFYYHVGEKRSKIDIIIDKLRTKIENERASSNITIEDLMEKKKEQSKTETGKNDYGVIIDGVSNTLVRFARCCTPLPGDNIGGFVTKLTGITIHRRDCKNFQSMVARDPSREIEVHWDKDTAEKKQNKYKFTFNVLVYDRPNILMELVNMIANHKIYLASINSNEINKDGKKLMNFQITIEISEKNEYKYLLNNMLRLKDVISVDRT, from the coding sequence ATGAATTATTGGGAAGAGATAGTAAAAGAAATAGAGAAAAAACATTTAAAAGTGGACATGGAAAAAATAAAACTTGCCTTTTATTTCGCAGAGGAATGTCATGAAGGGCAGTATAGGAAATCAGGAGAAGACTATATCATGCACCCTGTAGAAGTAGTAAAAATCCTAATCGATATGAAAATGGATACTGATACTATTGTTGCTGGAATTCTCCATGACATAGTAGAAGATACTTTAATAACTCTAGCAGATATCAAATATAATTTTGGAGATACAGTTGCAGCATTAGTTGACGGAGTAACAAAACTTAAAACTTTGCCAAATGGAACTAAAAAACAAGATGAAAACATAAGAAAAATGATTTTGGCTATGGCTCAAAACTTAAGAGTTATAATTATAAAATTAGCTGATAGACTTCATAATATGAGAACTATGAAATATATGAAGCCTGAAAAACAAATATCAATTTCTCAAGAAACATTAGATATCTATGCTCCTTTAGCACATAGATTGGGAATAGCTAAAATAAAATGGGAATTAGAAGATTTAGCTTTACGATATTTAAAACCTAAAGAATATGCCTATATAAAATCTTTAATAGATGCTAAAAAAGATGAAAGAAGAGAATATATAGAAAGTTTTATAAAACAAATAGTAGCTCTTTTACATGAAACAGGTATCAAAGGAAGTGTAAAAGGTAGATTTAAACATTTTTATAGTATTTATAAAAAAATGTATGAAAAAGGAAAAGAGTTTGATGATATATATGATCTTATGGGTGTTAGAATAATTGTTGATACAGAGGGAGAGTGCTATAATACATTAGGTGTTATACATAGCCATTTTAGACCTGTTCCAGGTAGATTTAAAGACTATATAGCAGTTCCAAAATCAAATAATTATCAATCTATTCATACAACTATTGTAGGTCCGCAAGGAAAATTTATAGAAATTCAAATAAGAACAGAAGAGATGGATAAAGTTGCAGAAGAAGGAATAGCTGCACATTGGAGTTATAAAGAGCATACAAAGGTTACTAAGAGTGACCAAGTATATGGCTGGTTAAGAAATATATTAGAACTACAAAATGAAGCAGAAAGTGCTCAAGAGTTTATAGATAGCGTTACTAAAGATATAATGAATGAAACAGTTTTTGTATTTTCTCCAAAAGGTGATATTACAGAGTTACCACATGGTTCAACACCTATAGATTTTGCATTTGCTATTCACACACAAATAGGTTGTAAATGTGTTGGAGCTAAAGTAAATGGAAAGATAGTAACATTAGATTATAAACTTCAAAATGGAGATAGAGTAGAGATTATAACCTCTAAAAATTCAAAAGGACCAAATAAAGATTGGTTAGATATTGTAGTAACTCATGGTGCTAAAAGTAAGATTAAAAAGTTATTAAAAGATCAAGTAAAAGATGAACTTATAAAAAGTGGACGTGAAAATTTAGAGCGAGAAGTTTCTAAAATGGGTATTACTTTAAAAGAGGTAGAAGAGGATCCAATTATAAAAAAGCATATGGAAAAAAATAATATTACTTCTTTAGATGAGTTTTATTATCACGTTGGAGAAAAAAGAAGTAAGATTGATATAATAATTGATAAACTTAGAACTAAAATTGAAAATGAAAGAGCAAGTTCAAATATTACTATTGAAGATCTTATGGAAAAGAAAAAAGAACAAAGTAAGACAGAGACAGGAAAAAATGACTATGGAGTTATAATTGATGGTGTAAGTAATACTTTGGTAAGATTTGCAAGATGCTGTACTCCTCTTCCTGGAGACAATATTGGAGGATTTGTAACTAAACTAACAGGAATAACAATACATAGACGTGATTGTAAAAACTTTCAAAGTATGGTTGCAAGAGATCCATCACGTGAGATAGAAGTTCATTGGGATAAAGATACAGCTGAGAAAAAACAAAATAAATACAAGTTTACGTTTAATGTCTTAGTTTATGATAGACCTAATATACTTATGGAACTTGTAAATATGATTGCAAATCACAAGATATATTTAGCAAGTATAAATAGTAACGAAATAAATAAAGATGGAAAAAAACTAATGAATTTTCAAATAACAATTGAAATATCAGAAAAAAATGAATATAAATATCTGTTAAATAACATGCTTAGATTAAAAGATGTTATCTCTGTAGATAGAACATAG
- a CDS encoding adenine phosphoribosyltransferase encodes MDLKNYVASVKDFPKKGIIFRDITTLMNDGEAYKYATEQIVQFAKDKQVDLVVGPEARGFIFGCPVSYALGIGFVPVRKPKKLPRETIEYSYDLEYGSNTLCMHKDAIKPGQRVLIVDDLLATGGTMEATIKMVEQLGGVVAGLAFLIELEDLKGREKLKDYPVLTLMKY; translated from the coding sequence ATCGATTTAAAAAACTATGTAGCTAGTGTAAAAGATTTTCCTAAGAAAGGAATTATATTTAGAGATATCACAACACTTATGAATGATGGAGAGGCTTATAAATATGCAACTGAACAAATAGTACAGTTTGCTAAAGATAAACAAGTTGATTTAGTAGTGGGACCTGAAGCTAGAGGATTTATATTTGGATGTCCAGTTTCTTATGCTTTAGGGATAGGATTTGTACCAGTTAGAAAACCTAAAAAATTACCAAGAGAAACTATTGAATATTCATATGATTTAGAATATGGTTCTAATACTTTATGTATGCATAAAGATGCTATAAAGCCTGGGCAAAGAGTTTTAATAGTAGATGATTTATTAGCAACTGGAGGAACTATGGAAGCAACTATAAAAATGGTTGAACAATTAGGCGGAGTTGTAGCAGGACTTGCATTTTTAATAGAACTTGAAGACTTAAAAGGAAGAGAAAAACTGAAAGATTATCCGGTTTTGACCTTAATGAAATATTAA
- a CDS encoding tetratricopeptide repeat protein produces MNSRTRNIIIFSILLMLVGCTNSIKNKKESEYALIKGINLTQQGNYEDAIREYNISYAINPKNPMLLKEMAFIYYQFNNYEKAENYWIDALDISPNDDEIIRNLATLYYKTGRFDSVLSIIDKSYNPSSDYYLKLKGLIEYKKNNYRGTEKYFGSIKLENFDLESYLIYLDVIKNMKSSTEYYVYLKKGLDLFSNDKNYILYYAQEMAFLFKEYDVAEQILLAYLVDVGSDNQVIEELSSVYLKAGENEKSNDILLLLNKR; encoded by the coding sequence TTGAACAGTAGAACTAGAAATATTATAATTTTTTCAATATTGTTAATGCTTGTAGGTTGTACTAATAGTATAAAAAATAAAAAAGAGTCAGAATATGCTTTAATAAAAGGGATTAATCTGACACAACAGGGTAACTATGAGGATGCTATAAGAGAATATAACATTTCATATGCAATAAATCCCAAAAATCCAATGCTATTAAAAGAGATGGCTTTTATTTACTATCAATTTAATAATTATGAAAAAGCTGAGAATTATTGGATTGATGCTTTAGATATTTCACCAAATGATGATGAAATTATTAGAAATTTAGCTACTCTATATTACAAAACAGGCAGATTTGACAGTGTTTTGTCAATAATTGATAAAAGTTATAATCCTAGTTCAGACTATTATTTGAAATTAAAAGGTTTAATTGAATATAAGAAAAATAATTATAGGGGAACTGAAAAATATTTTGGAAGTATAAAATTAGAAAATTTTGATTTAGAAAGTTATTTAATATATCTTGATGTAATAAAAAATATGAAAAGTTCAACAGAATACTATGTTTATTTAAAAAAAGGTCTTGATTTGTTTTCTAATGATAAAAATTATATTCTTTACTATGCCCAAGAAATGGCTTTTTTATTTAAAGAATATGATGTAGCAGAGCAAATCTTACTTGCATATTTAGTAGATGTTGGAAGTGACAATCAAGTGATAGAAGAGCTTTCATCAGTATATTTAAAAGCAGGAGAAAATGAGAAATCAAATGATATACTTCTTTTGCTTAACAAAAGATAA